One segment of Castanea sativa cultivar Marrone di Chiusa Pesio chromosome 3, ASM4071231v1 DNA contains the following:
- the LOC142626908 gene encoding uncharacterized protein LOC142626908 — MSLIHNKDMATTRPNSPPPSSLFASIDMGTNSFKLLIVRANPSGQFLTLNHRKEPVLLGLNSTPTNPFAISNQSHLLALQTLQNFQNLLLSHQVIPDHTRCVATAAIREATNGNELVECVKEKVGLEVEVLSGEEEARLVYKGVLQFLPLVYEKLVLVIDIGGGSTEFVVGKGGKVCFGASLKLGHVNLTEKFVKHGDHNVGDMREFIRLVIEESGVVERIKEFGGVEMVVGCSGTIRAVEKAVFYGYAKSEMFENDDVVLFEEWKRHWRFSRRELRGVVERLCDGREGEKARRDKFFNRRSEFIVAGAVLLEEIFEVIGIEDMEVSGYALGEGVIAESLGKVYGGYDLNANVRWRSVVQLAMRFNSKKSMRVAAQCAGIAKVIFEGLRECEEIAASLNERDLEYLEAACLLHSVGLFMGKKGYHKQTYRIIMDGGHLYGYSTEEVKLMALLARHHRKKFPKSDHASLIAFTNEVKRKFRSLCAIVRISVALQQHQCINIQEMVFSISHEGFKLEIGNSKDQNLLPATAQPLAVDTVAELGKELENFKKISEYPPQIMLKDAQYDSLVLLRRKLKGSDTGDLSTSHA, encoded by the exons ATGAGTTTGATTCATAACAAAGACATGGCCACCACTCGTCCAAATTCACCACCACCCTCTTCTCTCTTTGCGTCCATAGATATGGGCACGAACTCCTTCAAGCTTCTCATAGTTCGTGCCAACCCATCTGGCCAATTCCTCACACTGAACCACCGCAAAGAACCTGTCCTCCTTGGCCTTAACTCAACCCCAACAAACCCTTTTGCTATCTCCAACCAATCCCACCTCCTAGCCCTCCAAACCCTCCAAAACTTCCAAAACCTTTTGCTTTCCCACCAAGTAATTCCTGACCACACTCGTTGTGTTGCCACTGCTGCAATACGTGAGGCAACAAATGGGAATGAACTTGTTGAGTGTGTCAAGGAAAAGGTTGGTCTTGAAGTTGAGGTTTTGTCCGGTGAAGAGGAAGCCAGGCTTGTGTACAAGGGTGTGCTTCAGTTTCTGCCACTTGTTTATGAGAAATTGGTGTTGGTTATAGATATTGGAGGTGGGTCCACTGAGTTTGTTGTTGGGAAGGGAGGGAAAGTTTGTTTTGGGGCTTCATTGAAGTTGGGGCATGTGAATTTAACTGAAAAGTTTGTGAAACATGGCGATCATAATGTTGGGGACATGAGGGAGTTTATTAGGTTGGTTATAGAAGAATCTGGGGTGGTTGAGAGAATCAAGGAGTTTGGGGGGGTTGAGATGGTAGTAGGGTGTTCTGGTACAATTCGTGCAGTTGAGAAGGCAGTGTTTTATGGATATGCTAAAAGTGAAATGTTTGAGAATGACGATGTGGTTTTGTTTGAGGAGTGGAAGAGGCATTGGAGGTTTAGTAGAAGGGAATTGAGGGGTGTGGTTGAGAGGTTATGTGATGGGAGGGAGGGAGAGAAGGCAAGGAGAGATAAGTTCTTTAATAGGCGGTCAGAGTTTATTGTGGCTGGGGCTGTGTTGTTGGAGGAGATATTTGAGGTGATTGGGATTGAGGATATGGAGGTTTCTGGGTATGCATTAGGGGAGGGTGTTATTGCTGAGAGTTTGGGTAAGGTGTATGGTGGTTATGATTTGAATGCCAATGTGAGGTGGAGGTCCGTTGTGCAGCTTGCAATGAGGTTTAATAGCAAGAAGAGCATGAGAGTAGCTGCTCAGTGTGCTGGCATTGCAAAG GTGATTTTTGAAGGCTTGAGAGAATGTGAAGAGATTGCTGCCTCCTTGAATGAAAGGGATCTTGAATACCTTGAAGCTGCCTGTTTGCTTCACAGTGTTGGGCTTTTCATGGGAAAAAAGGGTTACCATAAGCAGACTTATCGAATAATCATG GATGGTGGTCATCTTTATGGTTATAGTACTGAGGAGGTCAAG TTAATGGCTCTACTCGCAAGACATCACAGAAAGAAATTCCCAAAATCTGATCATGCTTCTTTAATAGCATTCACTAACGAG GTAAAGCGGAAATTTCGATCTCTTTGTGCAATTGTACGAATTTCTGTAGCATTGCAGCAGCATCAATGCATTAACATTCAAGAAATGGTCTTTTCAATTTCACATGAAGGTTTCAAGTTG GAAATAGGTAATTCAAAAGATCAAAACTTGCTGCCTGCTACTGCACAACCTTTAGCTGTTGACACTGTGGCAGAGTTAGGGAAAGAGTTGGAAAACTTTAAAAAG ATTTCAGAGTATCCACCTCAAATTATGTTGAAAGATGCACAATATGACAGTTTGGTGCTTCTTAGAAGAAAACTGAAAGGTTCTGATACAGGAGATTTGTCAACATCTCATGCATGA